ATGATTGTAAACACTGAGAATATTGATCAATATTATCCTTGAACTGCAATTCAAGCAGAGTACAAACATCTTTATTGAAGAAGGATCAGAAGAACAAAGtattaattattgattcactCAAAACGACTAGAGCACTTCTTACACACTTCAAGCTAGAGCATTATTATATCAAGAGTTGTCGATGCTCTATTGTGAATACTTTGGAGGCCTAGCTCCAAGAGCTTTAAAAATCGGCTTAACCTTTTCGACAGTCTTTATAATTCCCCAAAACATGAGCCTATATATTACCACCATTCCCAACAAAATAGCAAGATCAATCCACTTGGAGTAGCCCATCTCCACTTGCCAAGTATTTCTCAAGATATAGTCGCCAGTGATGGTGGGAGGCCCTCCTGCTTGGTTATTAGGGAACGTTAATCCTTCAAACTCATTCTTGTAGAATCCTTGGTTTGCATACTTATGGAACGCAATATAGTACATTGGGTATCTCCAGAAAGGCTTAGGAAGATCGTCTGGTAGCCGGAAGAAACCTCCATTCAACATCATCACGCCTTGTATTCCGGCACCGGTGATGATACCCATGAGAAAATCTGGCACTATACTCGCGACGATCATCATTAGGCTTTCGACCAACATCATGCACGCAAAGAGTAGCAATGCGAAGCAAGCAAAGTGTTGGAAGCTCTTTTGAAGGCCAACAAGGTAATAAGCTAATGCTCCAGGAGCTAAAGAGATGATGAGCAAGTAAGGAATAGAAGATAATGTGTTTCCAATCACATACGCGCCAACACCGTAGTGCCCATTTAATCTTTCTCCCCCAAATATCTGATATAGTTGAAGAATTAAGGGTCAAAAACACATCCAATTGCTATAAACAACATAGAAAATTAGGCATaagatttaaatattattttttgaataagatcagcacaagaatgaaaaaaaatcatacaaaatatttgaaaattatttttagaataatataatttactttttgtttgtctccaagtttatatagggttatttttgtattttttatttctttcttgttctccaAGTATTATGCTTGGAAAATATTCACACTTTGCctatataaaagtaaatctgTATTATTTAGGGATAAagtttgaagtatcaattaaatttcaaatatttcagatttatttctctatttacTTATTTGAGGCATGCAACTAGCTAGGGTCTTTCTCTtgcatatttgttattttctcccttcatgaatttccttttcaattttcaattcttAATTTCTGCTACTATCATACGTTGTCAGAACAATCTTAATTCTACTCAGCATCAGTATATTTTACTTTATGTACATGTATTTTGCCTTGTCTCCAagtttaaggttatttttgtatttttatttccatTATTGTAATGATcttattcaaaacataatatTCAAATCTTATGCATGATTTTCTCCTACATCGTGAGTATACAAATCATTCGAGATTTAAGTAACAAAATGACTAACCTTCATGTCCTCCACAAAAGAAGGGAATCCACCAATTGCCATAAAAGTGAGAAAGGCCGCAACAAACATCAGCATTGAACCTCTAGCCTACAAATTTACAAGTTACAAATGATcaattaattaacttaattgGAGGTTAATTTGGATCTGTTTCATGAAATATTGGATATATATTTCGTATCATCAGTTAAATTACCTGGATTGAGCCAAAAGTGAAGCCAATGTCATGGTAAATAGTCCCAACACATAAACACAGAGCAATATAGATTGCAAGGCGAAGCCAATAATAGCCTAGATCACGATACATGTTCACAAACGATCTCCTTGTCAGAACTTGGCATTGGGTAATGAAGCTTGTTTGGCTTCCCTTATTCTCCAAACTTCCTTGTTTCTATATACAACAAAGAAGCTTGCCTCATTGTTAATACTCCTATAttcataatttgtttttcttttttaagaaaacttcacttactatATACTCacgatctttcatcactttgaCAATTAcattcttaaactttaaaaattatcaatttagcGTATCCGAccatctttcaattattttattttttttcaatttcactctgTTAgcatttttcgttaaatcatgtcaaaattttcaaaatattcgtttttaaaatatatattaaaaaaacttcaaagattcaggtataggtatttttacaaattccattaaatcctgACTAACGCcaaaatccttgcaatttttttcttttttttttttcctaaaaaaaatgagaggtattttatgaattttgataTATCTCCCtaaggatttaatgaaaaattctaacgaatgattgaaattaaaaaaaaaaaaaaaaaaatgtactaaattgacatttaaaaaaaaaaaaaaagtttaagaatataattacaacaagtgaaggtttttattttattttttatttttgtgaagaGAATGATTGATTTgttagtactatatatatatataccattaatcACTATGAACTTGTATATATACCTGTTGGCATATCTTAGACAACACTTGCTGAACTTGTTGGAAAGTTCCAGATGACTTGTATGACTTGACGAGAATATTTATGACTTCCTCGGTGCTTGTCATGCCATTAGAACCTATTTCGATATCCTATAGTGTTGACAACCAATGGCTGATCACGTGAGTTCTTCCATGCATGCATGGTGATTTCTTTCAAGAATAGGGTAATTAAGGTAACGagaaaggtatatatatatatatatacttactgCATCGAAGTCCTTGTTGATAGTTCTAAGGTAGTGATCAGATGGGTTTCTCAAAGTTGGGCATGGGAAGCCTTTTGAAGCAAAAAGCTGCATAAAAAAAACGTACGTATGTATATATTTACAATTCATAAATCCATTCAATTAAAACAATTCCTTTGATGCTAACtagattttatttaatttttttccatcCGAAAAGAGATGGACTCAATAAGTTAAATTAAGGGAGATGACGCTGATTTTTACTcgaaaaaactttacttacttttgatattttggtacttttttaatcatattcttaaagtttaaaaatatgcAAGGTAGAATGTCATCCCTATTGTTAGGGTTTACATAACCAACGACAGTTCTCTTaaacttttcctaaatttaggaCATTAAATCacgttttgtttctttatttcaaTACACTTTACAATAGCTTCCCTTATGATCATTTtcctatattatttaaatatcatttaatttaaatgctataagaaaaagagaaattatttaaatattttttcaaataaatccTAAAAGAATAAGAGAGGAggtaaaaagtttttttaagttaaaataattttaagggaATCACTTTTACTTCCCTAGATTTAAGGTAcaacttttaatttaaataacatTAAGAGAATCTgattcaattgttttttttataagattttttcCTACATTTAAGGAATGaatgaaatttaagaaaattgcTGCTAGTACTCTTAGGATTAAATCAGACAGTAAACAAATGAAATGTCCTTAATAGCcaggtaaaaataataaaaatataaaaatcccctaattttttttttaaagtggtaTTTTGTGAACTTTTCCGTTGATGTGatattacaaaattttaaaacacgagaaacctaaaaattaaaaaaaaaaagaaaaaaaagaaaaaaaaagaaaaaaaaaaagaaaaaagaaaaaaaaaacgagaacCTGACACATTAATTACACTGCAAAAGTACTGAGGCCtttttttacatgcatgcatggtaAAAGAAATTGCAGTACGTACCTCTTCTGCCATTGAAACGGGGCCGAAATAGACTGTCATGCCAGTGGAAAGGAGGCAGAGGTTGCTGAAGAGCTCAAAAACTTCACTGCTCGGTTGATGGATTGATGCGATAACAGTTCTTCCATCCTGACGAGCTAGCTTGGTGATGCGGCTCATGACATGGAAAGATGCTGCGCTGTCCAGCCCACTTGTAGGCTCGTCAAGGAAAAGGAGCTTCGGGCGCGTCAAGATTTCAATGCAAATGCTCACCCTCCTTTTTTGCCCACCGCTCAAACCTTTCACGCTCAAGCCTCCTATTCTTGTATCCATGGAGTTTTGCAGACCCATCTCCCTTATAGTCATCTCTGCCCTTTCCTTCTTCTCGGATCTTGACATTGAGTCAGGCAGTTGGAGCTGTGCCGAGTAGTATACAGCTTCCCTTACTGTTAGCGTTGTCATTAAGCTCTCATCCTGAGTCACATACGCCTAGTTCATGGATGGAAAATAAGAGAAACAATTATCTGTTAATGTTTCGATGGATCaagcatattatatatttaatttatccgaacatacaatatatatatatatatatatatatatatatatatatatatatatatgatcctTTTTTTCATACCGAAGTTCCAAAAGCAAGTGTTTCTTTGCGTCCGTTTACCAAGATCTCCCCAGTCTGCTGTGTATTGGAACTTAGCCTCCCTGCAATAAGTTGCTCATTAGTAGCTTCAATATTAAAATCAATGGCTTTAATAAtgtttttatgcatttttttttttttgaagagtaCTTCATTTTAATCCCTtcaactttcatcacttttgtaatcttATTCCAATGTTCAAAAGCTCTTAATATAGTGTATTGAACTTTAACAAATTTGCAATTTCACTACTCAattaagatttttcgttaaattctaaagGAAGGGTTAGAAAtattcaaaatactttttttaaagataaaaaaataaaaaaatttgtaattcaatggtaattttataattttataaattttacaagaGTACAAGAGTCATTTTATATACCCTTTGATCGTCTGATTTAACTCCAAAGCACTAACTAGTACGAAAGCTGTTACGCTAATGAACAAGCAAGGGATAAACGCGCTAATAAGAGGGTAAAGATTGTAAAAGATTGAAAGTTcgatatattaaattgagagttttaaaactttttttgggGTCGAAattgtaaaagtaatgaaatttTAAGGGGATTAAGTAAagttcctctttctttctttttaaaatttttatttttctttgacaagTTATTTGTTGCTTTTCATAATTGGGTATCTCCAAATTTTCTACCTTTGGGGTTTTTCTatctttaattataatttattgtctTCTTTGGCCTTTGtcccttcttttttgttttcttcttttaatcgGTCTTTTTGGGTTACTTGGTACAGATCTGGTCAATATTGGAAAGAGAGTACTGTTCGAATTTaactaataattaaattcaaaatttcgtgtcaacttaaatttttagaagaaataataatttaacaattttcaaaaatatcttaTTCTTAATGTCTTTTTATTTGCACTCACGGAATTgaaccatttttatttatatatctttAATTTTAGATTGAGTGTGCTTGGtggtttgaatttttaattgtatttttttaagaaaaataaaagcgaCTTTCAACACTTAGTAATTAATGACAAAATCACATCCCAAATGAGACCGTTACAtgataaaagacaaaaacaaaataaatgcaATAATGGGTTGCTGACTGGTGAGGAATTAATATGTATAAATGCAACTTGCCATACGTTGTATTAAAGTAATAGTAATACAGCTCCCCTAGCCTGGCCTCAATTATTAATCAGAGAGAAACTTATTGAGGAGAGAGGGGTTTTTCATTTGTGTGTACGGCACAACATAACGTGTGGTCCTGGACCTCCATGATGTTCAGAATAGCATCCTCTCCGTGAAATGTGTActgtttattttaaataaaaaggtgAGAGTATCAACGGTCTATATAGAATTAatgttaatatgttttttaaaatttaaaataatgttaaattaTGTATACCATTAATTAGATGTATGTATTAATTATAAATTCTGACCATAAAATAGATagtatccatttcatttaaaattgagaggatcctattctaTTTTGTGTTGTATATTGACTATATTTAATGGTTATGAattagtttcaattttttttttttttttttttattttttttttttatgaaaaagtgagaaaattaggattattgacaaaaatattaaaaatattttataatttttttactacTTAAGTTAAATCATTTATTTGAGTATTGCTAAagatattataataattttaacaataattttattttacaaattaataaaaaaaaattgatttgtcaatttaattaattaatgactaAATATttatcaataatatatattttttattttaatattaattaagaatttcagttcaatttttaaataaattgaaataaaaactgTATGTTTCAAATATTCTAATAAAAAGTAAGAATGGGCAAAAAAGTCATTTTAACGGGTGGTTAAATAGTTTTCCTGAGTTTCTACGAGAGATTGTAGTTTCAGAGTGTTCGACTCTGTTTGGTTGTTTTGAATTCGTTGTTATGAATGAATTCAGCATCATTATTTtacaaagtaaaaacaaaaaaaaccaaatatatagtttcctacaaatcgatttataggaaatttcttacaacttgcatataagagtgatatgtgtcctttaaacatataaaaaacatattttattttattaatgctattgaAAAAGCATACAAAAAGCATATGCTGTTGGGACAAATATAGATCTTCTCGGGAGTTGGGCCCAATCCGGGATGTGGGCCCTCTCTGATCCACCCGACCGGGCCCACATATTGGAAAAAGCATAATTTACCTGGGCCCATTGAGGCTCCTTGGGCCCAAGTCTGTTGCAACAGGCCTGAGTTGGCGATCCAAATGCTAGTTGGTATCCGCATCTGCAGGcgtctcggcagtacccggaatctaagggacacgacgcacgTCATGGAAGTCATGcgtctcggcagtacccggaaCCTAAGGGACACGATGCATGTCGTGGGACGCCATGATACCACCGAGATCTACGGAATCTGGAAGAGTTGTTTACATGGagccacgtctcctccaaccgcctcgTGCGCAAATTGTGAAGCTAATGGAACTGCTCCataacctctataaatacaagaactgcttcagatgctaaggtacatgctaatcagTCTCTTTGGCATCATTTTGCgcatttattctcagaaccatacacttacttaagcatcggagcggggttgtcggaaccccccCGACGCAGCTTTACTTTTCAGGTGAACCAGACACAACCGGGAGCAACTTAGTCCACAATCTGACCGACACGTCACCTTCCGGAAACTGTcgcaacagtttggcgccgtctgtgggaacgacttatatcgttttcctaaaaaaaaatccgttATGGTGAATACTCGATCAGAAACCAACCGAGTGCCTCGGGATGACCGAAATGCCCGAGACGAAGGAAACTCCAACGATCCCCAATTCACTCTCCTGAATGAAAGAATGGAGCAGATGGCCAAAAGCATCGAGGATTTGGCCACTATGAATGCTGTCCTCCAGGCCCGGGTTCCAGAACTTCACCGAACTATTACTGACCCAGGAAATCGAGAGGAAGGCAGCCGGGTCGAAGGAACAGAGGAGccgaacaaagaagaagaagtcccAGGAAATCCACCACCTGTTCAACCCGAGGCAGCAAGGGCGGTACAAGGCATGATTGCCCGGTTGGAGCAAAGATGCAATGTTCTAACCGCAGCTATCCAACGGAACGATAAGGGAAAAGCTTCCCTGGTGGAAAACCTTTTACAGAAGACCACCTCCCCATTCACCGAGGAGGTGGCAAATATTTGCCTTCCTGAGAAGTTCAAAGTCCCAGAGATCCCGTTTTATACGGGACTTGAAGATCCTGTGGAGCACCTAGATAATTTCAGAGCCCACATGGATCTCCATCGAACACCCGAGATGGTTGCCTGCCGAGCCTTTCCTTTGACCCTCTCGGGCAATGCCCGTGACTGGTTCAGGAGCCTCCCGCCAAATTCCATTCGTCATTTCGAGGACCTCGGCAGGATGTTCCTGACGCAGTTCATGGCCGGCAGGGTCAGAAGAAAACCGTCGGGATCCTTAATGTCATTGCACCAAGGACCCGAGGAATCCCTCAGAGatttctttatgaggttcaacAAGGCTAGACTTGAAGCTGAGGCAGCAACAGATGATTTCATCTACGGAGCTCTCTTTCAGGGAATCCGAAAAGACGGAGCATTAATGGCTGATATAGCCAGGAAGCCCCCTCAGAATTTAGATGGCTTTATGAGTAAAGCTGAGAAGTACATTAACCAGGAAGAGACACTCCGAGCTCTGTTGGGACCCGAGACTACTCGCCCATCCACTTCCGggaacccaaaaaagaagaatcctcgGAAGGAAAAACGGAAGCGGGTTCCGGAAGAAGAGGCCAGGCCGAAGCGGGATCAGGAGTCCCTAAGGGGTCACAACTGGACACCCCTCAATGCACCCATTATGGATGTTCTCCTGGAAATAAAGCGAGACCCGACGTACCGGAAGCCCAAACCGGTGCTTGCAAATCCGCATTCACGATACGCCGACCAGTACTGTGCGTTTCATGACACCACCGGGCATCGTACGGAAGCCTGCATATCCTTGAGACTTCTGATTGAACGTTTCATAGAAAACGGAAAACTTGTCCGTTTCCTCGCAGATCAGAGAATTCAGCAGAATCCGGAGCACGGCAACCGCCACCATCAGAATCGGCTCCATCAGGATCAAAACAATCCCCGGGATGATCGGggaagaaatcaagaaagaGGAAGGGAACAAGAACGCAGGCCGGATCCTCGGGCTGCACGAGATAGAAGTAGGAGCCGAGCCAGACCCGAACGGCAGGAGAACCTTCTGGAAATACAGACGATTTCGGGGGGTTTCGGAGGAGGCGGAGAATCTAGCTCGGCACGGAAGGCATACGCAAGACAGTTACGGAATTTCGAGGTATACTCGGTGCAGAAACCTCCAAAGTCCCAAAAACGAGACGCACAAGTGATCGGGTTCTCGGACGATGATTATGCAGGGGTATCACTCCCGCATACCGACGCTCTGGTACTGAGTCTGGCCATAGCCAACCACAAAATACACCGTGTCTTGGTTGACACAGGAAGCTCGGCTGACATCCTTTACAGGTCAGCCTTCGAGCGGATGAAGATCGATCGAAGTAAGGTGATCCCGGCGAAATATTCGCTTGTGGGATTTGCAGGAGAGAAAGTGCTCCCACTCGGGTCCATTGAGCTTCCGGTCACAGCAGGAATGTACCCGAGGCAGAGGACGGTGATGGTTCGGTTCTTAATAATCGACCGACCATCGGCCTACAACGCCATCCTCGGGAGAACAGCCCTCAACGAATTTAGGGCTGTGACCTCAACTCCTCACCTGAGCATGAAATTCCCCACCGAAGAAGGCGTCGGTGTCGAAAAAGGAGACCAGAGGATGGCCCGAGAATGTTACAATACAAGTTTGAAGAAGCTCCCGGAAGCCGCGAGACtgggagagaagaaaaaagatgaagaaaaatagcaatcaccgttgggggagccggtCGAGGAATTGGAAGAATTCGAGCTCGGTGACTCGAAGAAGAAAGTCCGTGTCGGCGCACAGCTTCCCCTTGAAATGAAGGAAGCCCTGGTTGCATTCCTCAGAAAAAACAAAGATGTATTCGCATGAAGCCACGAGGACATGCCGGGAATACCCCCATCCGTAATAACCCACAAGCTAATGGTGGATCCAAGCTATCGACCGGTTAAACAACGAAGAAGGACTTTCGCACCGGAACGAAACCAGGCCATTGCCGAGGAAGTACACAAACTATTGCGGGCTGGGTTTATCCGAGAAGTAGACTACCCAGTGTGGTTGGCCAACGTGGTTTTAGTCAAGAAAGCCACCGGgaagtggagaatgtgtgttgacttCACCGATCTGAACAAAGCGTGTCCCAATGATAGTTTTCCATTACCTCGGATCGATCTTCTTGTAGACTCTACATCCGGTCATGAACTTTTAAcattcatggatgccttctcagGGTACAACCAAATCCACATGGATGAAGCCGACCAAGAAAAAACGTCGTTCATTACCGACCGAGGTCTCTACTGTTACAAAATGATGCCGTTCGGTCTAAAGAACGCCGGGGCTACATACCAGAGGCTCGTCAATAAAATGTTCCGAAATCAAATCGGACGAAACATGGAAGTCTATGTTGACGACATGCTTGTGAAGAGCACACGAGCTGCCGGCCATATAGCCGACCTGGGGGAAACTTTCGAAACACTAAGGAGTCATAAGATGAAGCTGAACCCGGCCAAATGTGCTTTCGGCGTATCCTCAGGAAAATTCTTAGGATTCATGGTTTCACAAAGAGGAATCGAGGCGAATCCCGAGAAGGTGAGTGCTGTCCTCAGCATGCAACCTCCCCGGACCACCAAGCAACTGCAACAGTTGACCGGGAGAATAGCAGCCCTTAACCGGTTCATCTCCCGATCCACCGACAAATGTCTCCCATTCTTCAAGATTTTGAGAAAAGCCTTCGTGTGGAGTAGTGAGTGCGaggaagccttcaagaagttaaaAGAATATCTGACCAACCCGCCGCTGTTGAGCAGCCCCGAGGAAGGAGAAATCTTGTATCTTTATCTCGCAGTATCACCCTCGGCAGTCAGTTCAGCTTTGGTCCGAGAAGACTCAGGCATTCAGAAACCGGTTTATTTCACTAGTAAAGCCCTCCATGGAGCCGAGGAGAGGTACCCTGGAATTGAAAAATTGGCCTTCGCCTTAATAATCTCGGCCCGGAGATTGAGGCCATATTTCCAGGCACACGCTATACGAGTGTTAACCGAGCATCCGCTGAAGAAGATATTACAAAAACCGGATCTATCCGGGAGGTTGGTAAATTGGTCGGTAGAACTGGGGCAGTTTGATATAGAGTTCCACCCTCGTACTTCTATCAAGGGTCAGGCGCTAGCCGACTTCCTGCTAGAATTTAGCAATACGCCCGAAAGCGAAGAGCTGCCCGAGAAGGAAACATGGGTAGCATATATAGATGGTTCTTCGGCCGACCAGAAGAGCGGAGTCGGTGTCACTTTAGCAAGCCCAGATGGAGAAACTTTTCAATATGCGATCAAACTGGATTTTGTGACCACCAATAATGAAGCCGAGTATGAAGCACTTTTGTCCGGGCTTTCAATAGCTCGGGAAATGGGAGCAAGGAATGTGGAGATTAGAAGCGACTCTCAGTTGGTAGTCAGCCATGTGCAGGGATCGGCCGAGGCACAAGGTGAAAAGATGATTCAATATCTCGATAAGGTACGCAAATGCCAATCTAACTTCCACAGAACCGCCGTAACCAAAGTTCCTCGGGAAGAGAACGCCCGAGCCGATGCTCTTTCCAAAATGGGTTCCGGCACCGGGCCTGTCGTCAGAACGTCCACACGGGGGGTGGTGATACAGACCAAGCCTTCAATCCTTCCACAACTCGACATGatggaaattgaagaagaatCAGACGAACCCGAATGGGCTACTGATGTAATTCAGTACCTCCGCAACAGTTCCCTACCCGAGGAAAAGCTGCAAGCTCGGAAGGTAAAAATACATTCAGCCCGGTACGTGCTTATCGGAGGGGTGCTCTATCGAAGAGGATATACTGAGCCACTCTTGAAATGTCTTAAAAGTTCCGAGGCGGAATACATATTAAAGGAGATACACGAAGGAGTCTGCGGGAACCACTCTGGCTCTCGGATGTTGGCTCACAAAGCGATGAGAGCCGGATACTACTGGCCAACAATGGGCAAGGATTCAGTCGAAATCGTTCGAAAGTGCGACAAATGTCAGAGGTTCGCCCGGGTGATGAAGCAACCCCCTGAAAAACTAAGCCCAATCACCTCGCCGTGGCCATTCGC
The Alnus glutinosa chromosome 14, dhAlnGlut1.1, whole genome shotgun sequence genome window above contains:
- the LOC133858043 gene encoding ABC transporter G family member 1-like isoform X1; its protein translation is MDEIDTEGSSNKTPSTEVPRWTPKASPSRSLLKEAVTSAGVADLEMQRSTSVASEDADGDGSLSSTVDKIFPFTIAGFNPGRPQSDIHEAAPSLRFGSEVAGNYVRAGSVSKREGVFLTWKELRVTVGDGKRGRLPILQGLTGYAQPGEVLAIMGPSGCGKSTLLDSLAGRLSSNTQQTGEILVNGRKETLAFGTSAYVTQDESLMTTLTVREAVYYSAQLQLPDSMSRSEKKERAEMTIREMGLQNSMDTRIGGLSVKGLSGGQKRRVSICIEILTRPKLLFLDEPTSGLDSAASFHVMSRITKLARQDGRTVIASIHQPSSEVFELFSNLCLLSTGMTVYFGPVSMAEELFASKGFPCPTLRNPSDHYLRTINKDFDADIEIGSNGMTSTEEVINILVKSYKSSGTFQQVQQVLSKICQQKQGSLENKGSQTSFITQCQVLTRRSFVNMYRDLGYYWLRLAIYIALCLCVGTIYHDIGFTFGSIQARGSMLMFVAAFLTFMAIGGFPSFVEDMKIFGGERLNGHYGVGAYVIGNTLSSIPYLLIISLAPGALAYYLVGLQKSFQHFACFALLLFACMMLVESLMMIVASIVPDFLMGIITGAGIQGVMMLNGGFFRLPDDLPKPFWRYPMYYIAFHKYANQGFYKNEFEGLTFPNNQAGGPPTITGDYILRNTWQVEMGYSKWIDLAILLGMVVIYRLMFWGIIKTVEKVKPIFKALGARPPKYSQ
- the LOC133858043 gene encoding ABC transporter G family member 1-like isoform X2 codes for the protein MDEIDTEGSSNKTPSTEVPRWTPKASPSRSLLKEAVTSAGVADLEMQRSTSVASEDADGDGSLSSTVDKIFPFTIAGFNPGRPQSDIHEAAPSLRFGSEVAGNYVRAGSVSKREGVFLTWKELRVTVGDGKRGRLPILQGLTGYAQPGEVLAIMGPSGCGKSTLLDSLAGRLSSNTQQTGEILVNGRKETLAFGTSAYVTQDESLMTTLTVREAVYYSAQLQLPDSMSRSEKKERAEMTIREMGLQNSMDTRIGGLSVKGLSGGQKRRVSICIEILTRPKLLFLDEPTSGLDSAASFHVMSRITKLARQDGRTVIASIHQPSSEVFELFSNLCLLSTGMTVYFGPVSMAEELFASKGFPCPTLRNPSDHYLRTINKDFDADIEIGSNGMTSTEEVINILVKSYKSSGTFQQVQQVLSKICQQARGSMLMFVAAFLTFMAIGGFPSFVEDMKIFGGERLNGHYGVGAYVIGNTLSSIPYLLIISLAPGALAYYLVGLQKSFQHFACFALLLFACMMLVESLMMIVASIVPDFLMGIITGAGIQGVMMLNGGFFRLPDDLPKPFWRYPMYYIAFHKYANQGFYKNEFEGLTFPNNQAGGPPTITGDYILRNTWQVEMGYSKWIDLAILLGMVVIYRLMFWGIIKTVEKVKPIFKALGARPPKYSQ